In a single window of the Serratia quinivorans genome:
- the mltB_1 gene encoding Membrane-bound lytic murein transglycosylase B precursor, whose translation MRHLVVLLPLLTLLTACSSGPKSTPATPQDNTVKGGFLLTPAHSGQPLGGDFANNPNTARFIDKMVQEHGFDRQQLHDVLAQARRLDSVLRLMDRQAPTPTTQAPSGPNGSWLRYRNKFITPDNVQNGVQFWNQYQDALQRAYQTYGVPPEIIVGIIGVETRWGRVMGKTRIIDALSTLAFDYPRRADYFAGELETFLLMSRTEGDDPLELRGSFAGAMGYGQFMPSSFKSYAVDFNGDGHVNLWDPVDAIGSVANYFKAHGWTKGEPVAVPASGQAPGLENGFKTRYSVASLSEAGLTPQGSLGGNQEASLLRLDMGTSYQYWYGLPNFYTITRYNHSTHYAMAVWQLGEAVGRSARGGF comes from the coding sequence ATGCGTCATTTAGTTGTTCTTCTCCCTCTGCTTACCTTACTCACTGCCTGTAGCAGCGGGCCGAAGTCGACCCCAGCCACGCCTCAGGACAACACCGTGAAAGGCGGTTTTCTGCTGACACCAGCGCATTCCGGTCAGCCGTTGGGGGGCGATTTTGCCAACAATCCGAACACCGCCCGTTTTATCGATAAAATGGTGCAGGAACACGGTTTCGATCGGCAGCAGTTGCATGACGTGCTGGCCCAGGCCAGGCGGTTAGACTCTGTACTGCGGCTGATGGATCGTCAGGCACCGACGCCAACGACCCAGGCACCGTCGGGCCCTAATGGTTCCTGGCTGCGTTACCGCAATAAATTTATTACGCCGGATAACGTGCAAAACGGCGTGCAGTTCTGGAATCAGTATCAGGACGCGCTGCAGCGTGCTTATCAGACCTATGGCGTGCCACCAGAGATCATTGTCGGCATTATCGGCGTTGAAACCCGCTGGGGCCGCGTGATGGGTAAAACCCGCATTATCGATGCGCTGTCTACCCTGGCGTTCGACTATCCGCGCCGTGCCGATTACTTTGCCGGCGAGCTGGAAACCTTCCTGTTGATGTCACGTACCGAAGGGGATGATCCGCTGGAGCTACGCGGCTCCTTCGCCGGCGCTATGGGTTACGGTCAGTTTATGCCGTCCTCGTTCAAGAGTTACGCGGTTGATTTCAACGGTGACGGCCACGTTAACCTGTGGGATCCGGTGGATGCTATCGGCAGCGTCGCCAACTACTTTAAAGCGCACGGCTGGACCAAGGGTGAACCTGTGGCCGTGCCGGCCAGCGGCCAGGCACCAGGGTTGGAAAATGGCTTTAAAACCCGCTATTCGGTGGCCAGTTTGTCGGAAGCTGGGCTGACGCCGCAAGGGTCGCTTGGTGGCAATCAGGAAGCCAGCCTGCTGCGCCTGGATATGGGGACCAGCTACCAGTATTGGTACGGTTTACCCAACTTCTACACCATTACCCGCTACAACCACAGTACCCATTATGCGATGGCGGTGTGGCAGTTGGGCGAAGCGGTGGGCCGTTCGGCGCGCGGCGGATTCTGA
- the ccmB gene encoding Cytochrome c-type biogenesis protein CcmB → MFLTVLRRELKIAFRKGSEIVNPLWFFLIVITLFPLGIGPEPQLLARISPGIIWVAALLAALLSLERLFRDDFLDGSLEQLLLLPTPLPMTVLGKVCAHWVVTGLPLLILSPLVALLLSLDINTWLAVAFTLLLGTPTLSLIGAIGVALTVGLRKGGVLLSLLVLPLYIPVLIFSTAAIDAASMGMPIDGYLAILGAMLAGSITLAPFATAAALRVSVH, encoded by the coding sequence ATGTTTTTGACCGTATTGCGCCGCGAGCTGAAGATTGCCTTTCGCAAAGGGTCGGAAATCGTTAATCCGCTGTGGTTCTTTCTGATTGTTATCACGCTGTTTCCGTTAGGGATTGGGCCGGAGCCGCAGTTACTGGCGCGTATATCTCCGGGGATTATTTGGGTCGCTGCGCTGCTGGCGGCGCTGTTGTCGCTGGAACGCTTGTTTCGCGATGACTTTCTTGATGGCTCGCTGGAGCAACTGCTGTTGCTGCCGACGCCGCTGCCAATGACGGTGTTAGGCAAAGTATGTGCTCACTGGGTGGTAACAGGCCTACCCCTGTTAATCCTGTCGCCGCTGGTGGCGTTGCTGCTGTCGTTGGATATCAATACCTGGCTGGCGGTGGCATTTACGCTGCTGCTGGGTACGCCGACGCTGAGTCTGATTGGCGCTATCGGCGTGGCGCTGACCGTCGGGCTGCGCAAGGGCGGCGTGCTGCTTAGCCTGCTGGTGCTGCCGCTGTATATCCCGGTGTTGATATTTTCCACCGCGGCCATCGATGCCGCCTCTATGGGGATGCCAATAGACGGTTACCTGGCGATTCTGGGCGCCATGCTGGCGGGCAGCATCACGCTGGCACCGTTCGCTACCGCAGCAGCGCTGCGAGTGAGCGTGCACTAG
- the yijE_2 gene encoding Uncharacterized inner membrane transporter yiJE, producing MSARKNIDSRAAAAMMMICAIWGLQQVAIKAAEPDISAVLQIAIRSGIAALAVYLLAHYRREKFVFDRPTLLAGLCVGFLFALEFFFVSEGLRYTSASHMAVFLYTAPLFSAIGLHFVIRHERLSLIQWVGIAIAFGGVVLAISGMSDSSGAENSLRGDIYGLLAGMSWGGSTIVIRTTGLANCSSKQTLLFQLSGACILLSLLAITTQSVHFNLTALAWTSLIFQTLVVSFISYLIWFSLLRDYQASSLGILTFMTPVFGILAGVVILGEPLQIEFVLGSVLIVLGLIVVSCSYLFYLNRGIVPKI from the coding sequence ATGAGTGCCAGAAAAAACATAGATAGCAGAGCTGCCGCCGCCATGATGATGATATGCGCCATATGGGGGCTGCAGCAGGTGGCGATCAAGGCCGCCGAGCCGGACATTTCTGCCGTACTGCAAATCGCCATTCGGTCGGGCATTGCCGCTTTGGCGGTTTATCTCCTGGCGCATTACCGTCGTGAAAAGTTCGTATTTGATCGCCCCACGCTGTTAGCAGGTCTGTGCGTCGGTTTTTTGTTCGCGTTGGAATTCTTCTTCGTTTCCGAAGGGTTGCGCTATACCAGCGCATCGCATATGGCGGTCTTTTTGTATACAGCCCCCTTGTTTTCCGCCATCGGGCTGCATTTTGTTATCCGCCATGAGCGGCTGTCGTTGATACAATGGGTCGGTATTGCCATCGCCTTTGGCGGCGTGGTGCTTGCCATCTCCGGGATGAGTGACAGTTCGGGCGCAGAGAACTCATTGCGTGGCGATATTTACGGGCTGTTGGCGGGAATGTCATGGGGCGGCTCAACCATTGTCATTCGCACTACCGGGTTGGCAAACTGCTCATCAAAACAAACATTATTGTTTCAGCTCTCGGGAGCCTGCATTTTGTTATCTCTGCTGGCTATAACCACGCAGAGCGTTCATTTCAACCTGACGGCATTGGCCTGGACCAGCCTGATATTCCAAACGCTGGTGGTTTCTTTTATCAGCTATTTGATCTGGTTTTCTCTGCTGCGTGATTATCAGGCGTCCTCGTTGGGCATTCTGACCTTTATGACGCCCGTTTTTGGTATTTTAGCCGGGGTAGTGATATTGGGGGAGCCGCTGCAGATTGAATTTGTATTGGGTTCTGTCCTGATCGTTTTAGGTTTGATTGTCGTGAGCTGTTCTTATTTATTTTATCTCAACAGAGGGATTGTACCTAAAATATAA
- the ccmC gene encoding Cytochrome c-type biogenesis protein CcmC yields MWKWLHQFAQPERLYRVCGRFIPWLGLAGAACLLLGWVWGFGFAPKDYQQGDSFRIMYIHVPAAMWSMGIYGSMAVAAFIGLVWQMKMSDTVVAAMAPVGAVFTFIALVTGSAWGKPMWGTWWVWDARLTSELVLLFLYIGIIALYNAFEDRRLAGRAAGILVLVGVVNIPIIHFSVEWWNTLHQGSTNMQQSIAPSMRTPLRWAILGYLLFFITLTLMRLRNLILSQESQRPWVAGLVNKERQP; encoded by the coding sequence ATGTGGAAATGGTTACATCAGTTTGCCCAGCCTGAACGGCTGTATCGTGTCTGTGGCCGCTTTATCCCCTGGCTGGGGCTGGCCGGAGCGGCCTGCCTGCTGTTGGGTTGGGTATGGGGCTTTGGTTTCGCACCCAAGGATTATCAGCAGGGCGACAGCTTCCGCATCATGTATATCCATGTGCCGGCCGCCATGTGGTCGATGGGGATCTATGGCTCCATGGCAGTAGCGGCATTTATCGGCCTGGTGTGGCAGATGAAAATGTCCGATACGGTGGTCGCGGCGATGGCGCCGGTCGGCGCGGTATTTACCTTTATTGCCCTGGTCACCGGTTCTGCCTGGGGCAAGCCGATGTGGGGCACCTGGTGGGTGTGGGACGCACGCCTGACCTCCGAGCTGGTGTTGCTGTTCTTGTATATCGGCATTATCGCGTTGTACAACGCCTTTGAGGATCGCCGCCTGGCGGGCCGCGCCGCCGGTATTCTGGTGCTGGTGGGGGTGGTGAACATCCCGATTATTCATTTCTCGGTCGAATGGTGGAACACGTTGCATCAGGGGTCGACCAATATGCAACAGAGCATCGCGCCAAGCATGCGCACCCCGCTGCGCTGGGCGATCCTCGGCTACCTGCTGTTCTTCATTACTCTTACTTTGATGCGCCTGCGCAATTTGATTTTGTCTCAGGAAAGTCAGCGTCCGTGGGTCGCCGGGCTGGTCAATAAGGAGCGCCAACCATGA
- the ccmA gene encoding Cytochrome c biogenesis ATP-binding export protein CcmA: MLEAKNLSCVRDERTLFSALSFTVKPGDIIQVEGPNGAGKTSLLRILAGLARPEGGEVHWHGQNTLRHRERYHQDLLFLGHQPGIKTMLTPFENLQFYQAVSSVPDRQAIWQALEQVGLVGYEDLPVAQLSAGQQRRVALARLWLSDSPLWILDEPLTAIDKQGVAELISLFEQHAQQGGMVLLTTHQDLAGVTQAVGKISLTENRMETV; encoded by the coding sequence ATGCTGGAAGCTAAAAATCTGAGTTGCGTCCGCGATGAACGCACCCTGTTTAGCGCGTTAAGCTTTACGGTGAAACCGGGCGATATTATTCAGGTGGAAGGGCCGAACGGTGCGGGCAAAACCAGCCTGCTGCGCATTTTGGCCGGCCTGGCGCGCCCGGAGGGCGGTGAAGTCCACTGGCACGGGCAAAATACGTTGCGCCATCGTGAACGTTACCATCAGGATTTGTTGTTCCTTGGCCATCAGCCGGGGATTAAAACCATGTTAACGCCCTTTGAGAACCTGCAGTTTTACCAGGCGGTGAGTAGCGTTCCCGATCGTCAGGCCATTTGGCAGGCGCTGGAGCAGGTAGGGTTAGTGGGTTATGAGGATTTACCGGTGGCGCAGCTTTCCGCCGGGCAGCAACGCCGGGTTGCCCTGGCGCGTTTGTGGCTCAGCGACAGCCCGTTGTGGATCCTGGATGAGCCGCTGACGGCCATCGACAAGCAGGGCGTGGCTGAATTAATTAGCCTTTTTGAGCAACATGCGCAGCAGGGCGGCATGGTATTGTTGACCACCCATCAGGATTTGGCCGGCGTAACTCAGGCGGTAGGTAAAATCAGCCTGACGGAAAACCGCATGGAGACTGTTTGA
- the ybiU gene encoding Protein of uncharacterised function (DUF1479) — MASLQIDDIPGAIKTIKQQLRQALPNYRETFQALEDNIRQQVEQIRQELAAGQNPVPQIDAEDILQQRVSEQQKALIKQRGACAIRGVFPRDKATAWNREIGDYLDRNNFVERLKGAAEDNYFGKLAASKPQIYGIYWSKPQVEARQDARMHAVQVFLNSLWETESNGKQHFDPTRVATYADRTRRRPPNSSSLGLSPHVDSGTIERWLDENFRYVYRHVFSGNWQDYDPFAADGRTEVREIASPAVCSMFRTFQGWTALTPQRTNAGTLNLVPVANAMAYVLLRALQDDVADDDLCDAAPGRALSISEKWHPLLISGISPIPDLEPGDTVFWHCDVIHAVENEHNGEFDSNVMYIAAAPGCEKNDAYLQRQLPSFIAGKTPPDFAPDDFEVDFVGRATVDLLTALGKEQLGINK, encoded by the coding sequence ATGGCTTCCTTACAGATTGACGATATTCCAGGCGCAATTAAAACCATCAAACAACAACTGCGCCAGGCATTACCGAATTACCGTGAGACCTTCCAGGCACTGGAAGACAATATCCGTCAGCAGGTCGAACAAATCCGCCAGGAGCTGGCCGCCGGTCAAAATCCGGTGCCGCAAATCGATGCCGAAGATATCCTGCAACAGCGCGTTAGCGAGCAGCAAAAAGCGCTGATTAAACAGCGCGGTGCCTGCGCCATTCGCGGCGTTTTTCCCCGTGATAAGGCTACGGCCTGGAACCGGGAAATCGGCGATTATCTCGACCGCAACAACTTCGTCGAACGCCTGAAAGGGGCCGCCGAAGACAACTACTTCGGCAAACTGGCCGCCAGCAAGCCCCAAATCTACGGCATTTACTGGTCAAAACCGCAGGTGGAAGCCCGCCAGGACGCCCGCATGCACGCGGTACAGGTATTCCTTAACAGCCTGTGGGAAACCGAAAGCAACGGAAAACAGCATTTTGACCCGACGCGCGTCGCCACCTACGCCGATCGCACCCGTCGCCGTCCGCCGAACTCCTCTTCGCTGGGCCTGTCGCCGCACGTAGACAGCGGCACCATTGAGCGCTGGCTGGATGAAAACTTCCGTTACGTCTATCGCCACGTGTTCTCCGGCAACTGGCAGGATTATGATCCGTTCGCCGCCGACGGCCGCACCGAAGTGCGTGAAATCGCTTCACCGGCGGTGTGCTCGATGTTCCGCACCTTCCAGGGCTGGACGGCGCTGACGCCGCAGCGCACCAATGCCGGCACGCTGAACCTGGTGCCGGTGGCCAACGCCATGGCTTATGTGCTGCTGCGTGCGCTGCAGGATGACGTCGCCGACGATGATCTGTGCGATGCCGCCCCAGGACGGGCACTTTCGATCTCCGAAAAATGGCATCCCCTTTTAATCAGTGGGATTTCCCCTATTCCCGATTTAGAGCCGGGTGATACGGTTTTCTGGCACTGCGACGTGATCCACGCGGTGGAAAATGAGCATAACGGCGAATTCGACAGCAACGTAATGTACATCGCTGCCGCGCCGGGCTGCGAGAAAAATGATGCCTACCTGCAACGTCAGCTGCCGAGCTTTATCGCCGGCAAAACCCCGCCGGATTTCGCCCCTGATGATTTCGAAGTGGACTTCGTCGGCCGGGCCACGGTTGACCTGCTGACAGCGCTCGGCAAGGAACAGTTGGGCATTAATAAATAA
- a CDS encoding Outer membrane protein (porin) has translation MTYKLCALTQAIALGLVVGSASFAAQAEITLLKQDPQAGDPLSRLNFTVGGSIRPQFNNMTGDGDKGSYKRNGFDGGTRFRFAADYYLFDDISWISYYELGVNIPALFNWDNHYAEGANNTSRRMLYTGLKSKTWGQLTFGQQNSVYYDVVGAKTDIWDYDMLAQAPGNGINGDYDGSYRSRKMLKYKNTFGDADVYASYLFSDNEYLPGNGLRYKREGGGSLGVDYHLTPDLTWGTAWNYTRAEMRDPATHATKDYDQNILGTALSWKPDNWTLTFGGGWYNNFLTTKKADVNDYFAGDAWGIEYLAGYTVPVGQYAVKSVMPYFMGDRLQYVSGRDYQRIDNGLGVTVQFDYGFRVDVEHVLTSSTDNLGDMTLVRLRYDF, from the coding sequence ATGACATACAAATTGTGCGCATTAACCCAGGCAATTGCTCTGGGACTGGTCGTTGGCAGTGCTTCTTTCGCCGCCCAGGCTGAAATTACCCTGCTAAAGCAGGATCCACAGGCGGGCGATCCGCTGAGCCGTCTTAATTTTACCGTCGGCGGCAGCATCCGTCCGCAGTTCAACAATATGACCGGCGATGGTGATAAAGGCTCTTACAAACGTAACGGTTTTGACGGCGGAACCCGCTTCCGCTTCGCCGCCGATTACTACCTGTTCGACGACATTAGCTGGATCAGCTACTACGAGCTGGGGGTGAATATCCCCGCGCTGTTCAACTGGGATAACCACTATGCAGAGGGTGCCAACAACACCAGCCGCCGCATGTTGTACACCGGTTTGAAAAGCAAAACCTGGGGACAATTGACCTTTGGTCAACAAAACAGCGTGTACTACGACGTGGTTGGCGCCAAAACCGATATCTGGGATTACGACATGCTGGCCCAGGCTCCGGGGAACGGCATCAACGGGGATTACGACGGATCTTACCGTTCACGTAAAATGCTGAAGTACAAAAATACCTTCGGCGATGCGGATGTGTATGCCTCCTACCTGTTCAGCGATAACGAGTATCTGCCGGGGAATGGCCTGCGCTACAAGCGCGAGGGAGGCGGTTCATTGGGTGTGGATTACCACCTGACGCCGGACCTGACCTGGGGCACCGCGTGGAACTATACCCGCGCCGAGATGCGTGACCCCGCCACCCACGCTACGAAAGATTATGACCAGAACATCCTGGGTACCGCGCTGAGCTGGAAACCGGATAACTGGACGCTGACCTTTGGCGGCGGCTGGTACAACAACTTCCTGACCACCAAAAAAGCCGACGTTAACGACTACTTCGCCGGTGACGCCTGGGGTATTGAATATCTGGCCGGTTACACCGTGCCGGTAGGGCAATATGCGGTGAAATCCGTGATGCCGTACTTTATGGGCGACCGTTTGCAGTACGTCAGTGGCCGTGACTATCAGCGTATTGATAACGGCCTGGGCGTGACCGTGCAGTTTGATTACGGTTTCCGCGTCGATGTGGAACACGTGCTGACGTCAAGCACCGACAACCTGGGCGATATGACGCTGGTGCGTCTGCGTTACGACTTCTAA
- the hicB gene encoding Antitoxin HicB, protein MSCHYPAQYSFDNDSDAWQIQFRDFPQQQAACYKREDIELEAQESLLIAIALEMEEGRPVPPPSRALPDELTIHLPVLVKLKLELHNIMLADTTSKASLARKLGFNAGQMDRLLDVAYASKVEALEQALYLLGYEVQTSVAEIRQQ, encoded by the coding sequence ATGTCTTGCCACTACCCCGCCCAATACTCCTTTGATAACGACAGCGACGCCTGGCAGATTCAGTTTCGTGATTTTCCTCAGCAACAGGCTGCCTGCTATAAGCGTGAAGACATCGAACTGGAAGCACAGGAAAGCCTGCTGATTGCCATCGCGCTGGAAATGGAAGAAGGCCGCCCGGTACCGCCCCCTTCTCGTGCCTTGCCGGATGAGCTGACGATCCACCTGCCGGTGCTGGTTAAACTCAAGCTCGAGTTGCATAACATTATGCTGGCCGATACCACGTCCAAAGCCAGCCTGGCTCGTAAACTGGGCTTTAACGCCGGCCAAATGGACCGCCTGTTGGATGTGGCCTATGCCTCCAAGGTAGAAGCGTTGGAACAGGCTCTTTACCTGTTGGGATATGAGGTACAAACCTCGGTAGCAGAGATCCGCCAGCAATAA
- the gcvA_7 gene encoding Gcv operon activator: MQWSLSNSFDALTQEILDIKNRELTGTLTIYSHPSIVQCLLIPRIGEFIAQYPTIHLNILTGQENINLANRGVDLALYFGLLPSGKQLDETFMSESMVPICTAQYAKTHDLYNAPENLAHCTLLHDRYNSGEDEWLTWAQHFDLGLDTDSKSMEFDRSDLAVLAATQHLGVAMGRLNLVQDWIKSGELIIPFTNMTLPCEHCYFVSTISERQWPKIIAFKQWMMKIEPLV, from the coding sequence ATGCAATGGTCGTTAAGCAACTCCTTCGATGCCCTGACTCAGGAAATTCTTGATATTAAAAACCGAGAGCTGACGGGCACCCTGACCATTTATTCCCACCCTTCCATCGTCCAATGCTTGCTGATTCCGCGGATCGGCGAATTTATTGCCCAGTATCCCACCATTCATTTGAACATTCTCACCGGGCAAGAGAATATCAACCTGGCCAACCGCGGCGTTGATTTAGCACTGTACTTTGGGCTTCTGCCGTCAGGTAAACAGCTGGACGAAACCTTTATGTCGGAGTCCATGGTGCCGATCTGCACTGCGCAATACGCCAAAACGCATGACCTCTACAATGCTCCTGAAAACCTGGCGCACTGCACCCTGTTGCATGACCGATATAATTCGGGTGAAGACGAGTGGCTGACCTGGGCACAACATTTTGATTTAGGGCTGGATACCGACAGTAAAAGCATGGAGTTCGATCGCTCAGATTTGGCGGTGCTGGCGGCGACACAGCATCTTGGCGTCGCCATGGGCCGACTCAATCTGGTGCAAGACTGGATCAAAAGCGGTGAGCTGATTATCCCCTTTACCAACATGACCCTGCCCTGCGAACACTGCTATTTTGTGTCGACCATATCCGAACGTCAGTGGCCGAAAATTATCGCGTTCAAACAGTGGATGATGAAAATAGAGCCTCTGGTCTGA
- the ydaF_3 gene encoding Putative ribosomal N-acetyltransferase YdaF → MKLVTERLTLESLTADDWPLFLSLYKDPDVIRYISDPYSDEGILSRFEARLPTWDKHLDQWLCLVLREKESGEVAGMTGFRPMWQPNQQAEVGYALLPSAQGKGYGKESLRAVLDFGFNGCGFHKLTATVTAGNIASRRLLESCGFLLEGTLRDNYRLAGQWRDDWHFGLLAREFKAGE, encoded by the coding sequence ATGAAGTTGGTAACTGAGCGTTTGACCCTGGAGTCGTTGACTGCCGATGACTGGCCGCTGTTTTTAAGCCTGTATAAGGATCCTGATGTGATCCGTTACATCTCCGACCCGTACAGCGATGAGGGCATCCTCAGTCGTTTCGAGGCCCGTTTACCAACCTGGGACAAGCATTTGGATCAATGGTTGTGCCTGGTGTTGCGAGAGAAAGAGAGCGGCGAAGTGGCTGGCATGACCGGTTTTCGTCCGATGTGGCAGCCTAATCAACAGGCGGAAGTGGGATACGCCTTGCTGCCGTCCGCGCAAGGTAAGGGCTATGGCAAGGAATCACTGCGTGCGGTGCTGGACTTTGGTTTTAATGGCTGCGGTTTCCATAAGCTGACCGCGACGGTGACCGCAGGCAATATTGCCTCGCGCCGGTTGCTGGAGTCCTGTGGCTTTCTGCTGGAAGGTACGCTGCGCGATAATTACCGGCTGGCGGGGCAGTGGCGTGATGACTGGCACTTCGGGCTGCTGGCGAGGGAATTTAAGGCCGGGGAATAA
- the yfdC gene encoding Inner membrane protein yfdC, whose translation MSDSQQRPKTDSDDPLQVESKEHEQGKSEIEVKEQNLPSRAAAVHEQIRMEGEKELERDWLALLWSAVAAGLSMGASLMAKGIFHARLPDDPSRFFIENIGYTFGFIIVIMARQQLFTENTVTAVLPIMHKPTPRNFVILFRLWGVVLLGNLIGTGLVSLAFIHMPIFDENTRSAFVSLSEEVMQNSPSEMFANGILAGWIIATMVWMFPSAGAAKIWVIVLMTYLVAICDLTHIVVGSVEILYLVFSGVIPWQDFIYPFAIPTLAGNIIGGTFIFALISHAQIRNDMSDKNKAARLEAEKQTARTRKP comes from the coding sequence ATGAGCGACTCACAACAGCGCCCGAAGACGGACAGCGACGATCCTCTGCAGGTGGAGAGCAAAGAGCATGAACAGGGCAAGAGCGAAATCGAGGTAAAGGAACAGAACCTGCCCTCACGCGCGGCGGCGGTGCATGAGCAGATCCGCATGGAGGGTGAGAAAGAACTGGAGCGTGACTGGCTGGCCTTGCTGTGGTCAGCGGTGGCCGCCGGGCTGTCGATGGGGGCCTCCCTGATGGCCAAGGGTATTTTTCACGCCCGGTTGCCGGACGACCCCAGCCGCTTCTTTATCGAGAATATTGGCTACACCTTTGGCTTTATCATCGTGATTATGGCCCGCCAGCAGCTGTTTACCGAAAACACCGTGACCGCCGTACTGCCGATCATGCACAAACCGACGCCGAGAAATTTCGTCATCCTGTTTCGCCTGTGGGGCGTGGTGCTGCTCGGCAACCTGATTGGCACCGGGCTGGTGTCACTGGCGTTTATTCACATGCCGATTTTTGATGAAAACACTCGCAGCGCCTTCGTTAGCCTGTCGGAAGAAGTGATGCAAAATTCACCGTCAGAAATGTTCGCCAACGGTATTTTGGCCGGCTGGATCATCGCCACCATGGTGTGGATGTTCCCTTCCGCCGGGGCCGCCAAGATTTGGGTGATCGTCCTGATGACCTATCTGGTGGCGATCTGCGATCTGACCCATATCGTGGTCGGATCGGTAGAGATCCTTTATCTGGTGTTTAGCGGTGTCATCCCCTGGCAAGATTTTATCTACCCGTTCGCCATTCCGACGCTGGCCGGCAACATTATCGGCGGCACCTTTATCTTTGCGTTAATCAGCCATGCACAGATCCGCAATGATATGAGCGATAAAAACAAAGCGGCGCGGCTGGAGGCAGAAAAACAGACCGCCAGGACGAGAAAACCGTGA
- the dapL gene encoding LL-diaminopimelate aminotransferase, translating into MADNSPQRRFTRIERLPPYVFNITAELKMAARRRGEDIIDFSMGNPDGPTPPHIVEKLCTVAQRDDTHGYSTSRGIPRLRRAISRWYADRYQVEIDPESEAIVTIGSKEGLAHLMLATLDHGDTVLVPNPSYPIHIYGAVIAGAQVRSVPLVEGVDFFGELERAIRETIPRPKMMILGFPSNPTAQCVELDFFERVVALAKQYDVLVVHDLAYADIVYDGWKAPSIMQVPGAKDIAVEFFTLSKSYNMAGWRIGFMVGNPELVNALARIKSYHDYGTFTPLQVAAIAALEGDQQCVRDIAEQYRQRRNVLVKGLHEAGWMVENPKAAMYVWAKIPEPYAHLGSLEFAKRLLAEAKVCVSPGIGFGDYGDTHVRFALIENQDRIRQAVRGIKAMFRADGLIKPAKNSPATTK; encoded by the coding sequence ATGGCTGATAATAGTCCGCAACGCCGTTTCACGCGTATTGAACGTCTTCCCCCTTACGTATTCAACATCACCGCCGAACTCAAGATGGCTGCGCGCCGTCGTGGCGAGGATATCATCGATTTCAGCATGGGCAACCCCGACGGGCCAACCCCGCCGCACATCGTGGAAAAGCTCTGTACCGTTGCCCAGCGTGACGATACCCATGGCTACTCCACTTCGCGGGGGATCCCGCGTTTGCGCCGTGCCATTTCACGCTGGTATGCCGATCGCTACCAGGTGGAGATCGATCCCGAAAGCGAAGCCATTGTTACCATAGGTTCAAAAGAAGGGTTGGCGCACCTGATGCTGGCGACGCTCGACCACGGTGATACCGTGTTGGTGCCGAATCCGAGCTACCCGATCCACATTTACGGTGCGGTGATTGCCGGCGCTCAGGTGCGTTCGGTGCCGCTGGTGGAGGGAGTGGATTTCTTTGGTGAGCTGGAGCGCGCCATTCGTGAAACCATTCCACGTCCGAAAATGATGATCCTCGGCTTCCCGTCAAACCCGACCGCCCAGTGCGTAGAGCTGGACTTCTTTGAACGCGTGGTCGCGCTGGCCAAACAGTACGACGTGCTGGTAGTCCACGATCTGGCCTATGCCGATATCGTTTATGACGGCTGGAAAGCGCCCTCGATTATGCAGGTGCCCGGCGCCAAGGATATCGCGGTGGAGTTTTTCACCCTGTCGAAAAGTTACAACATGGCGGGCTGGCGTATCGGCTTTATGGTCGGTAACCCGGAGCTGGTCAACGCGCTGGCAAGGATTAAGAGTTATCACGATTACGGGACCTTCACCCCGTTGCAGGTAGCTGCCATCGCCGCGTTGGAAGGCGATCAGCAGTGCGTGCGGGATATTGCGGAACAGTACCGTCAGCGCCGCAATGTGCTGGTGAAAGGGCTGCATGAAGCGGGCTGGATGGTGGAAAACCCGAAAGCGGCGATGTATGTCTGGGCCAAAATTCCCGAGCCTTATGCGCATCTCGGTTCACTGGAGTTTGCCAAACGTCTATTGGCGGAAGCCAAGGTGTGCGTATCGCCGGGCATTGGCTTTGGTGACTACGGTGACACCCACGTGCGTTTCGCGCTGATAGAAAATCAGGATCGTATCCGTCAGGCCGTTCGCGGCATCAAAGCCATGTTCCGGGCTGATGGGCTGATCAAACCGGCCAAGAACAGCCCGGCAACCACCAAATAA